In Larus michahellis chromosome 24, bLarMic1.1, whole genome shotgun sequence, the sequence tggtcGCGCCAGCAGACGGAGCTCCCATGTCAAGAGCACgccaggggcagcccctgaccagcaccatctcccagcaATGGGCTTGCGGGGACACTTGAGAGGGCTTtacaaggctggggcagggctggcaggagcctgtgccCTGTGGGTCCAGGTGGGTGTCCGTGCTCCTTGCACCATGTACCTCCGGGAAGAGCACGAGGGGTCTTTCTCCCCCAGGCTTGCACAGGTCCATGGCCAGGGCCCGCAGGCACATGGAGGCCGGCTCCGTTGGACTGGCGAGTGATGCATCGTGCTGAGCAGGCAGTGTCCGAGAGGAGtgcctttcctttggcatttcgTAACCTCGCGCCTCGGCAGATAATAGCCACACAGTGTACGTCATGTGGGTGCTGGCATGCGGGAGGCCTTTGCAAGGCTGCCTTCTTGGCCAGCACCACAAGCCCGGACTTCCCTGTGGCACTGCAAAGAAGGCCTGGGTCCGCCCCGAGAGCAAGCCCTTGGGGAAGAGCTATGGCACGCACGGCGCCTGCAGTCAGCCTTTGTCACGCTGCGTGCCCTCTTACGCAGCGAGATAATGAAAAGACAGCGGGGCTCATTTGGCCCATGAGGTGGCAGCTGGCAAGCGTGCGAGCGGGGTAATTGCAGGGGCTGATAGAGCGGGTTGGGGCTGCTGAGGAAACGGCGTCAGCAAAACAGCCCCGTGCcacgcagggaggaggcaggggcttggTTGCCACGGGCCACGTGCCCCCAGCGTGGCCAGCTCCTCCCCATGCTCGCTGGAGCAGCATAAAAGCACTGGCCTGGCCGAGCGCTGGCATCCAGTGCTCCTGCCTCgctctgctcaggaaaagggtaggtggtgcctgtgggtctgtgcctcctctggcaggggccggcgtggggcctccctggccaggagagccctgacggcagtggccgtgctggcagcagccttggaCGGCCAGGGCGCGCTgagccgcagcaggaggaggaaggagccccgTGGCTGCGGCACCCACAGCCGGGCCCTGCACAGGCTCTTGGGGAGGCCTTGCGTGCCCTCTGTGCACGCAGAGAGGGCAAGGCGAGGGGTGCGGAGAGCAGGGCACTGAGTAGGGCTGGCTGGGCAAAGGGCAAGCGGCGGGCGGTGTGGGCAGGGCagtggctctgtcccctccagctgcggggcagctctgggaagagggcaCTGCTCGGCTGGGGCATCTCCCCCTCGCTCACGACACCTCTCCTTGCGGCCGTGTCTTTCAGGCTCAGCTCTCTCACAGCAACgatgtcttgctacgacctgtgcccaccaaaaaccagcgtcgccgtccctcagcccatcgctgagagctgcaacgagctgtgcgcccgccagtgccccgactcctcggccttcatccagccgcccccggtcgtggtcaccttccccggccccatcctcagctccttcccccagcaagccgtggtgggctcctccggagcacccgcctttgggggctccctggggctggggggcctctacggtgccggggccacccagggctcgggaggcctctgcacctttggcagaccctacgctgctcctgcctgcagcccttgcgtcttgccccgctacaccaagaagctctgggacacctgtgggccctgctagacccagccccAAAGACCCCAGAGCCTCTGGGCCACCTCCGCTTCAcgccccctctcctttctcctctcctgccccgctctccaTGACACCACTCTGCCTTGCTCTGGCCCGTGCCCACATGCACAACTCCACCAGCGTCCCACCGGGCACTTGCTTGTCTCTGCAACGACCACCGCCTGCCAGAAGCCTGAAGGAGCAGCTCTCTTGAAGCctggggggacaacctgcctgcctctgccttccgtGTCTTTCTCCGTTCAATAAAACAAGCCTGCCTCCAACCCCTGCCTCTGCGTTTTCCCTCTCAaggcccagggtgggctgcagggcctcctcgccctgcccgtgctccccgccagccgggccagggcagtctctcagccccagcagagccaggcccagctgcctttggggacagcccccagccctgccatctctGGCCACACACGCTCCAAGGGCCCTGCCTGAACACAGGCTGCTCCCGTCCTGCAGGACATGCAGCTCCAGGGCGTTTGCAGACCTAcagcctccctgcgcctgagCCAGGAGCAATTCCCGCCATGGCTCCAGCCCCTTTGTGTCTCTACGACTCTGCCAAATGCCCTATgacaaaaagcaaagggcaatatttcttttcctctttactaccccgttccctttggttccctttggttcccttcccgcttcttctcacccttccttctccccttccacctcctccttccctttctcaactCCTGCACAGACTGAAAACGCTCCGTGCTCCTCCGTTCTCTTCCACAGACAGCCCTGGGGCGTTTGCagacctccagcctccctgcgcctgagTGCGGCTGCCCCAGGGGCCGGGAGCCTGCCAGGAGCAATTCCTGCCGTGGCTCCAACCTCTTTGTGTTGCCCGACCTCTGCTAAAGGccctgggaggaaaagcaaaggggaggctcccgctaccccttcctcttccctatcaccttcccattccctttcctcttttcttcccctttcgttccttcttcttcttcctccgcttctacttctttctattcctttgccctcggattctccttcctctctccttgccctttgctccttcaccttctctttccccttccacttcctCATCACCTTCTCACGGCCACAACACACCAACACACTCCATGCTGGTCAGCTCTCtggcccagacaaaaaaaaatctcagaaatcacagcctgattattgtggcaggagcctttgcagggcatcttgtcctgctgccgcctccagcagcgtcgcccagagccagctgcccggGACCATCGCCAGAAGACTTTGGCAAAcgtgcaaggatggagacccccgcAACCTCCCAGGtcagccgctgccgctgctcgctcaccctcacagtgcaaagagtggtttgggatttggaggtggaacctcctgcgtttcagctggtgcccgttgcctcttgtcctggcactggacacctctgaaaagagcctgcctccATCTTCTTCACGCCTTCCCTTCAGGCACGTGTGCACCTCGAAgagacccctcccacccctggagcctcctcagcaccaagaggaacagtcccagctctctcaggctctccccacaagagacctgctccctgtccctgcatcacCTGCGTGGCCCTTTGCTGCGCTCTCTCCAGTagccccacatctctcctgtgctggggagcccagcgctcCACACAGCACCACAGATTTGGCCTGGCCAGCGCTGAGAGGAGGGCAAGGATCCCCTCCCTcacgtgctggccacactcctccgcATGCAGCCCAACACACCGCTGGCTGCCTTGGCCCCAAGCCACCTTGCCAACTCATGCTcaccttggtgtcccccagggcctttcctgacacgctgctctccagcattgACGGCCATTTCCCAAGCCTTGGCTTGAACGCTGGCTCtcgtccagcctcctctgtgcgggtgcccagagctgctgccttgcttctgcagagcagcgggacccggcagagctggtgccactcCTGGGCGGAGAAGGCCAGGCAAGGAagcactgccagcccctctcctgccctctgccctttccccacatcctgcaagccccaccaaaaggctctctctcccctgcctgctgcctccagcctccctctccccaaaccgcccaccctctcccagcctgggaagctcaggaacagcatttgccctcccactgctgcttggccCCCGCACCGGCGGTCTTCCCAACTTGccacaaggagggagggagacgtgacttgcatgcaggaaacctttattgtgcccagaggggcaggagagagcgacAGAGAGACGGTGGGCAAGACCCgacccagagaggctggatgccacgtgtagcagcaggcagaggaacctTCTGCAGGGCATGGCTTCTCGCTCCAGATGGCTCCTTGGTGCAGCATTCCAGATGTTGAGGACTTGGCCCATCAGCCCCGCAGAGCCTTTTgggtccagctccttccctgagcgagagctgggaggcaagggcaggagaagaggccagggaAGGGCCAAGGGTGTGCGGCACGGCGAGTGCCCCGtgccctccagctcagccctgcatggCTGGTTGTGGCGTTGGCgtttgggctgggggcagcgcccgggtctgggctgggtctagcagggcccacaggtgtcccagagcttcttggtgtagcggggcaagacgcaagggctgcaggcaggagcagcgtagggtctgccaaaggtgcagaggcctcccgagccctgggtggccccggcaccgtagaggccccccagccccagggagcccccaaaggcgggtgctccggaggagcccaccacggcttgctgggggaaggagctgaggatggggccggggaaggtgaccacgaccgggggcggctggatgaaggccgaggagtcagggcactggcgggcgcacagctcgttgcagctctcagcgatgggctgagggacggcgacgctggtttttggtgggcacaggtcgtagcaagacatcTTTGTGCGGGATGAGATGGTGCTCTGCAAGAGGGCAGAGatggtgagaga encodes:
- the LOC141734514 gene encoding feather keratin 3-like yields the protein MSCYDLCPPKTSVAVPQPIAESCNELCARQCPDSSAFIQPPPVVVTFPGPILSSFPQQAVVGSSGAPAFGGSLGLGGLYGAGATQGSGGLCTFGRPYAAPACSPCVLPRYTKKLWDTCGPC